The Pseudomonas sp. B21-023 genomic interval AAATCTCCTCGTTCTGGTAGCCGCCGGCGAAGCGCAGCTTGTCGGTGAGCGGCGGGTCCAGCGGAACGTCGTACCACAAGCCGACGTTCTGCCGGGGCGCCGACAGCTCGGTTTCCCAGCCGTAGCTGTGCCCTTGCGGGTTGACCCAGTGGCGGGTCCAGTTGGCCTTGCCGCGCGGGCCGACGTCGGTTGAGAAACCCAGGCCCAGGCCGAGGGTGCGTGGCTTGCGGGTGTCGAGGTGGACGTCCACCGGGATGTCCTCGCCGACTGCGGCGGTGGGCGCGGCGTCCACGCGCACGCTGTCGAAGTAGCCGCTGGACTGCAGGTCGTTGTTGAGTTCGGCGATCAGTTCCGAGTCGTACGGGGTGCCGGGCTTGAACCCCACCATGCGCTGCAGCAGGTCGTTGTCCAGCGGCGCATCGCCACCGAAGCTCACCGCGCCAAGGCGGTAGCGCGGGCCGCTCTGGTAGACCAGTTCGATGTCGGCCACACCGGCCTGCGGATCGACCGCCAGGCGCTGGCGCTCGAAGCGCCCGGCGAAGAAGCCGTAGCGCGAGGCCTGGTTCTGGATCAGCCGCTTGGCGTCCTCGTAGGTGCCATGGTTGAGCTGCTCGCCCGGACGCAGCGCCTTGCTGTCGGGAATACGGAACACCCTGAGCTCGCTGGCCGGCCCTTCGATACGCACGGTCACGTTGCGCAGGCGAATCGGTTCGCCGGGCTCGACCTGGATGATCAGTTGCGGTGGCTTGTCTTTTTCGGCCGGCGCCTTGACCTCGGTCTCGACCCGCGCCTGGTAATAGCCCAGGGCCTGGGCCGCCTTGCGCGCCTGCTCCTCGGCGCCCCGGCTGAAGCGCAGCAAGGCCTCTTCGTCGCGATCACCCAGGCTGCCGATATACCCTTCGATATTGGACTTGAGCGCCTTGTTGGCGGGTTTGACCCGCACCAGCAATTCGCTCTGCGCCCATGCCATGGAGCTGGCGGCCAGCAACAGCAGGCCCCAGCCAAGTCTTCCTGAATACGTCATGCGCGGCATGCTACCAGAGCGCAACGGCCAAGGGGCTTTCAGAAAACGCCTGTCACAGGTTCGCTACCCTCGACGAGCGCGGGTTGGGATGGAAGAACACCCGCTCACGGATCGGCCCCACGGCGATCTCGCCGATCTCTTCATAACCCTGGCGCTGGTAGAACGCCAGGTAGTGCGCATTGCCGGTGTCCAGCACCACGCCCTCGGTACCGGCATCCTCGGCGCACCAGTCATGCACGGCCTGCAGCAGTTGCTCGCCGTAGTGCTGGCCCTGGAACTGCGGATGCACGCCCAACAGCGGCAGCACATGCACTTTGTCCCCCGGCAGGCACCCGGCCAGCGCGGCCTGGTAATCCAGGTAGCGGCGGGTGCAGCGCAGGCCGGTGCCGAGGATCATGCGCAGGCGCCAGGCCCAACTGTCGGCCACGCCGAGCCGGCGTTGCGGCGGCACGATCAGCGCCAGGCCGATCAGGCGATCCTCCAGCAACAGGCCGATCGCCGGCAATTGCAGATAAAAGTGCTGGCGCACCCACTCGCGCACCATCACCCGCAGGCGGCGCTCGTACCCGGGGCGCTGGGCCTCGAACAGCCAGGCGAAGGTCGGTTCGTGGCGGTAGGCATGGTAGAGCAGCGAACGCGCCTCGCGGGCGTAGCCGGCGTCGAGCAGGCAGATCCGGGCCGGGGCGGCGATGTCGTCGGGCATTGCGGGCAGTCCTCCTGGAATGGGCGTACAGGGCCTTGGAGCCAGATTCCGGCGCTGGGTTCACCTCCTCCAGCACGTTAGCAGCGCCCGCAGCGCGGCGCCATGCTGGCCGTGGCCGGCGATGTCGGCTAGCATCCGTGGCTTTTACCAGGATCGTCTTTCCATGAAGATCGTCTCGTTCAACATCAACGGCCTGCGCGCCCGCCCGCACCAGCTGGCGGCGCTGATCGACAAACACCAGCCGGACGTGATCGGCCTGCAGGAAACCAAGGTCAGCGACGATCAGTTCCCGTTGGCCGACGTCGAGGCACTCGGCTACCACGTGCACTACCACGGCCAGAAGGGCCACTATGGCGTCGCCCTGCTCTCGCGGGAAAAACCGCTGTCACTGTCCAAGGGCTTCGCCAGTGACGAGGAGGACGCCCAGCGCCGCTTCATCTGGGGCACCTTCGCCGATGCCGACGGCACGCCGATCACCATCATGAACGGCTACTTCCCCCAAGGTGAAAGCCGCGACCACCCCACCAAGTTCCCGGCCAAGCAGCGCTTCTACAGCGACCTGCAGGCCCTGCTCGAGGGGCAGTTCAAGAACGACCAGCCTGTTGTGGTAATGGGCGACCTGAACATCTCGCCCCAGGACTGCGACATCGGTATCGGCCCGGACAACGCCAAGCGCTGGCTGAAGACCGGCAAGTGCAGCTTCCTGCCCGAAGAGCGCGAGTGGATGGAGCGTCTCAAGGGCTGGGGCCTGGTCGACAGCTTCCGCCACCTGTACCCGGACGTGGCCGACCGCTTCAGCTGGTTCGACTACCGCAGCCGCGGTTTCGAGGACGAGCCCAAGCGCGGCCTGCGCATCGACCTGATCATGGCCTCCCATGGGCTGCTGCCGCGGGTCAGGGCCGCCGGGGTCGACTATGAGCTGCGGGGGATGGAAAAGCCTTCGGACCATGCGCCGATCTGGCTTGAGTTGGGCTGATTGCGTACGGGCTGCGCGATTACAGGCGCAGCCCTACCACACCTGGATACAAATCCCCCTTAAACATCGCCTCGTTCAGTTCGTCCAACAGCACGAACTCCCGCTGTCTGCCCAGCAACCCTGAACAAGGCTTCCCCATGACCGCACCCCTGAACCGCCTCACCCTGGCCGCCCTGCTGGTCGCCTGCAGCCTGCCGGCCCTGGCCGCGGCGCCCGCGCACAAACCCGGCAGCGTGTTCCGCGACTGCGCCAAGACCTGCCCGGAAATGGTGGTGCTGCCCGCCGGCAGCTTCATGATGGGCACCCCGGATGACGAAAAGGGCCGCCAGGACGACGAAGGCCCGCTGCACCAGGTAACGTTCAAGAAGGCCTTTGCCGTCAGCCAGTACCAGATCACCAACGGGGAGTGGAAGGCCTACCTCAAGGCCACCGGTTACAAGGTCCCCAACGGCGATACCCGTCCGGGCCGCGAGTGCATCGCCGGCGTGCCGCGCTACCAGCAGGGCGACCGCCAGCCCGCCGTGTGCCTGAACTTCCACGAAGCCGAGGCCTATGCCAGCTGGCTGTCGAAGAAGACCGGCAAGGTCTACAAGGTGCTCAGCGAGTCCCAGCGCGAGTACGCCGTGCGCGGCGGCAGCACCGGGCCGTTCCCCTTCCCGCTCGATGACAACGACGAACAGAAGTACCAGATCTCCAAGCACGCCAACACCTACGGCCCTACCGACGGCTTCTCCTTCACCTCGCCGGTCGGCAGCTTCCCGCCCAATGCCTTCGGCATCTATGACGGCCACGGCAACGTCTACGAGTGGACCCGCGACTGCTACGTCGACAGCTACGCCAACGCCCCCACCGACGGCAGCTCGCAGACGAAAAGCAGCGAATGCGAGGATCGTCGGGTGATCCGCGGCAACGACTACACCGAGGCGCCGATCTTCTCGCGCTCGGGCAACCGCAACGAGCGCAGCTCCACCCTGCGCGGCGACTGGATCGGTTTCCGCGTCGCCCGCGAGCTGTAGGCCCTGCCCCGCCCCGGCGCCCTCGGCGCCGGGCGACTAAATCCGCGCAAAACCCTCTCGTCTACCAAGATCAGGACCTGCTCCTGCCCGGCGCCAACGAATACTCACGAGATGCCCCCATGACGCTCAAGACACCCAGCCTCGCCCAGGAAACCCTGCGCATACTCAAGCCGTTCTGGATGCTGGTCGCGCTTTCGGCGGCCCTTGGCGTGGTCAGCGGCCTGAGCGTCACCGCCCTGCTGGCCACCATCAACAGTGCGATGAATGCCGCCGGCGGGCCGGACACCCATACCGCCCTGCTGTTCGGCGGCCTGTGCGTGCTGACCCTGGCCTGCTCCACCGGCTCGAACTTGCTGACCAACTACGTGGGCCAGAAGGTGGTGGCGCGGCTGCGCCGCGAATTGTCCGCCAAGGTGCTGGTGGCGCCGATCGCGCAACTGGAGCGCTACCGTGCCCACCGCCTGATCCCGGTGCTGCTAAACGATGTCAGCACCATCAGCGCCTTCGCCCTGTCCGTGGCGCCGATGGTCATCGCCTTCACCGTCACCCTCGGCTGCCTGGCCTACCTGGCGCTGCTGTCCTGGCAGATCCTGCTGATCACCGCCCTGACCGTGGTGATCGGCACCGGCGCGCAGTTCCTCGCCCACCGCTTCGGCATGAAGAACATCCTCACCGCTCGCAACGGCGAGGACGAGCTGCAGAAGCACTACCAGGCTCTCTCCGGCGGCGCCAAAGAGCTGCGCATCCAGCGCAAGCGCCGCCAGCACATGCATGACCAGCTGATCCACGGCGCCACCGAGCGCATCTGCAAGGCCAACATCCGCGCGGCGAACATCTTCGTCAGCGCCGAGACCTTCGGTTCGATGCTGTTCTTCGCCGTCATCGGCGTCGCCATCGCCTTCCAGGCGCTGTGGCCGAGCACCGATCGCACCGTGCTAGGCGGCTTCGTACTGGTGATGCTGTACATGAAGGGGCCGTTGGAGCAATTGATCACCAACCTGCCGAGCATCAGCCGCGCGCAGATCGCCCTGCGCCGCATCGCCGAGCTGTCGGCGCGCTTCTCGTCGCCCGAGCCGCACCTGCTGGTGAGCGATCGTGCCCCGGCCGTGTCCAGCGTCGAGTCCATCGAGCTGCGCCAACTGCGCTACGACTACCCGCAGGTCGAGGGCAGCCAGCCGTTCCACCTGGGGCCGGTGAACCTGAGCATCCGCCAAGGCGATATTGTCTTCATCGTCGGCGAGAACGGCTGCGGCAAAACCACCCTGATCAAGCTGCTGCTGGGCCTGTACAGCCCGCAACAGGGCGAAGTGCGGCTCAATGGCGAAACGGTCACCCCGCAGCGCCTGGACGACTACCGCCAGCTGTTCACCACCATTTTCGCCGACTACTACCTGTTCGACGAGCCGCTGCCCGACCAGGCCGAGCTGCCGCCCGAGGCCGGCAAGTACCTCGAGCGCCTGGATATCGCCCACAAAGTGAGCATCCGCGACGGCAGTTTCACCACCACCGACCTGTCCACCGGCCAGCGCAAGCGCCTGGCGCTGATCAATGCCTGGCTCGACCAGCGCCCGGTGCTGGTGTTCGATGAATGGGCCGCCGACCAGGACCCGGCCTTCCGCCGCGTGTTCTACACCGAGCTGTTGCCGGAACTGAAACAGCAAGGCAAGACCATCATCGTCATCTCCCACGACGACCGTTATTTCGCGGTGGCCGACCAACTGGTGCGCATGCACGGCGGCCAGATCGTCGTCGAGCGCAACCAGGAACCCGCCCTGCCCGCCTGACCCCGCCTCACGGGCGGTGGTCCTCGCCACCGCCCGCACGTTGTAAATTCCCCGCCGCTCCGCTCGTTCCCCTATAGCCGCACGCTGAATCACTCCTGCCTACAGGGAAGTCACAGGTCAGGCCCCTGCCAACCGAAAATATTTTTCCGGTTTTGGCATGCGCATGCGTCCTACTCGCAACGGAATAATTTTCATTTACTTTGCGTACCTTGAGCCAGAGCATAAAAATGCCACTACCAGCCAACACACTGACCCCTTTGAGCAAGGCGCTGATGCTGCGCCGGATGCTGCGCTCCTCGCCGGCCATGGCCACCCTCGGCCTCGCCCTGTCCCTGCCGCTCGCCGCCCAGGTGCAAGCCCAGGAGCAGGATTTCGACATCCCGGCACAATCGCTGAGCAGCGCGCTGCAAGAGCTGGGTCGCCAGGGCAACCTGCAGGTGCTGTTCAGCCCGGAAACCGTACAGGGCCTGCGCAGCAGCCCGGTCAAGGGCCGCTTCTCGCCAACCCAGGCAGCTGGGGAGCTGCTGAAGAACAGCGGGATTCGCTACAGCGTGCAGGACAACACCCTGATCATCAGCGGCGCGGCTGAATCCGGCTCGGCCATGACCCTGGACGCCACCACCATCAATGGCCAGGTGCTGGGTGCCACCACCGAAGGAAGCAACTCCTACACCACCGGCGCGGTGACCATCGGCAAGACCGCGCAATCGCTGCGCGAGACCCCACAGTCGGTCACCGTGGTCACGCGCAAGCTGATGGACGACAAGAACCTGGTCTCGCTGGACCAGGTGATGGCCCAGACCACCGGTATCACCCGCGCCAACCGCGGCTATGGCAACCACCACTTCAGCTCCCGTGGCTTCGACCTCACCGACGAAAGCTACATGGTCGACGGCGTGCCCGGCCAGGCCTACGCCTACACCGGCTGGATGACCCCGGACATGGCGATCTTCGACCGCGTCGAAGTGCTGCGCGGCGCCTCCGGCCTGCTGGTGGGCGCGGGCAACCCGGGCGGCGCGGTGAACCTGGTGCGCAAGCGCCCGACCGCCGACCCGCGTTTTTCCGTCATCACCCGCGCCGGCTCCTGGGACAACTACCGCCTGGACCTGGATGCCAGCGGCCGCCTCAACCCCCAGGGCACCCTGCGCGGACGCATGGTCGCCTCCTATGAGGACCGTGGCTACTTCACCGATGTCACCAAGTCCAAGCGGCCGCTGCTGTACGGTATCGTCGAGGCCGACCTCAACGATGCCACCACCGTCGCTGTCGGACTGCGCCGCCAGACCTCGCGCATCGACGGCTACAGCGTGCTGGGTATCCCCAACAACCCCGACGGCAGCAACCCGCACCTGAAGCGCTCGACCTACCTCGGGCAGGACTGGACCAAGTTGCAGACCAACATGGACGAGGTGTTCGCCGACCTCACCCATCGATTCAACGACAACTGGACCGGCAAGCTGGCGCTGTCTCACTCCGAAGGCGGTTACAACCGCAGCGCCATCGAGTGGGGCGTGAATGACACGCTGGAGTACGGCGCCCCAGGTGGTCCAGTGGTCAAGGACGTCAGCTATCACAAGTTCGATGTCACCTCCAACGCCGTCGACGGCCACTTGGATGGCACCTTCGAAGCGTTTGGCCTGACTCACCAGCTCACCCTGGGTGCCAACTGGTCCAAGCGCAAGATGAACGACAAGGACGCCACGGAGTTCTTGCCCACCCCTATTCCTCTCGATGTGTTTGATCCCAGCCACAGCAATATTCCTGAGCTGGCGCGCCAGGGATGGGACTCCAAGAACGACACCATCGACACCCGCTACGGCACCTACCTGAGCGCCCGCCTGCACGCCACCGAAGACCTGAGCTTCGTCCTCGGTGGTCGCCTGAGCTGGTACAAGAACGAAGCCTGGAACGGTCCGAAGGTGACCACCAGCCGGCAGGACGAGGAATTCACACCCTTCGTCGGTGCGATCTACGACCTGAACGACCAGTGGTCCTGGTACGCCAGCTACGCCGACATCTTCCTGCCGCAGTCCAACTACCGCACCGTCAGCGGCAGCGTGCTCGACCCGTCGATCGGTTCGAACTACGAGACCGGGATCAAGGGCGAGCTGTTCGACAAACGCCTGAACGTGTCCTTCGCAGTCTTCTACATCGAGCAGGAAGACGTGGCCCAACAGGACGCCGCCAACCGTGGCAAGTGCCCGACCGATCCGGCCGGCCGCTGCTGGGTCAACGGCGACGGCATCAACCGCAGCAAGGGCTTCGAAGCCGAGGCCACCGGCGAACTGCTGCCAGGCCTGCAAGTGGCGGCTGGCTACACCTACAACACCACCAGCTCCTCCGAAGGTGGCCCGATCTCGGCGCAGACCCCGAAACACATGGTGCGCGTGAACACCAACTACACCTTCCCGGGCGAGTGGAACCGTCTGAGCGTCGGTGGTGGCGTTTCGGCGCAGAACTCCTACGTCGATGCCTACAACGAGGCGTACAACAGCGGCCGGGCGATCTTCGACGCGCGTGCCGCCTACAAGCTCGACGAGCACTGGACCGTGGGCGTGGACGTCGAGAACCTGTTCGACCGCAAGTACTTCGACTCGATGGGCTACTGGACTCGCGGCACCACCTACGGTACTCCGCGTAGCTACATGTTCACCCTGCGCGGCGACTTCTAACCCCCGCGCGGCAGAGACCGGCGCCCTCTCTCAAGAGGGCGCTGTGTTTTCAGCGGCATCCAACGCCCTGTTGTCTTTCCCCCCGCCCCACCGCACACTCGACTCCGCCAGCCAGGAAGCGGAGTCCGCAGTGCCCACGCCACGCCAATTCAGCAAGAAGACCAGCACCAGCAACATGCTGCGGCTCAAGTCCGGAGACGCCGGCAACCAGCGCCCCTATCGCGTCGACTTCGTCCTGCTCGAACACTTCTCCATGGCCAGCTTCACCGTGGCGATGGACGTGCTGGTCACCGCCAACCTGCTGCGCGCCGACAGCTTCACCTCCACCCCGCTGTCACTGGGCGGTGATCGCGTGCTCAGCGACCTGGGCCTGGAACTGATCGCCAGCCCGCTCGATCCCCGCAGCCTGGAGGACCTCGACCTGTTGGTGGTGTGCGGCGGCCTGCGCACGCCATTGAAGTACCCTGACCTCGACCGCCTGCTGGGCGATTGCGCCAGCCACGGCATGACCCTCGGCGGGCTGTGGAACGGCGCCTGGTTCCTCGGCCGGGCCGGAGTGCTCGACGACTACGGCTGCAGCGTACACCCCGAGCAGCGCGCCAGCCTGGCCGAGATCAGCCCACAGACGCGCATCACCCCGGCCAGCTTCACCCTGGACCGCGATCGCCTGAGCGCCGCCAGCCCCAATGGCGCAATGGAGCTGATGCTCGGCCTGGTACGGCGCCTGTACGGCGATGCCCTGGCCGAAGGCGTGGAAGAGATCCTGTCGTTCTCCGGCGCACGCTATCGCCAGGTCGGACCCGGGGCGAAGAAGTCCATGAGCCTGCACCTGCGCACCATCGTCGAACTGATGGAGAACAACCTCGAGGAAACCCTGAGCCTCGACCAGCTGGCCGCCTACTCCGGGCGCTCGCGGCGGCAGATCGACCGTTTGTTCCAGGCCCAGCTGGGGACCTCGCCCAGGCGCTACTACATGGAACTGCGCATCACCAAGAGCCGGCGGCTATTACAGTATTCGGACCTGTCGGTGATGGAGGTGGCGGTGGCCTGCGGCTTCGTTTCGGTATCGCATTTCAGCAAGTGCTATGCGGCGTACTTCGGCTATCCGCCGTCGCGGGAGCAGCGGCTCGGCGAATGATGCTGCCTGGGCGGGCCATATCGCGGGGCAAGCCCGCGCAGGTTGCTAGACGGCGGTCGTGGGAGCGGGCTTGCCCCGCGATAGGGCCGGAACGGACAACGGATCAGCCCTGCTCATCGAGCAATGCCTGGATCACCCGCTCCTGCCCCGCATAATCGCCTTCGCCAAAGTGTACATGGCGCACCTGCCCCTTGCGGTCGACGAAGTAGTGTGCAGGCCAGAACTGGTTGCCCCAGGCGTTCCAGATCCGGTAGCCGTTATCCACCGCCACCGGATAGGCGATGCCCAGTTGCTGCACCTGCGCCCGAACACTGTCAATGTCATGCTCGTAGTCGTACTCCGGCGTGTGCACCCCGACCACCACCAGCCCCTGCGCGCTGTAGCGCCGCGCCCAGTCGTTGACATGCGGCAGGCTGCGCCGGCAGTTGATGCAGTCGTAGGTCCAGAAATCCACCAGCACCACCTTGCCCTTCAGGGCCGGGCCGTCCAGCGGCGGCGAGTTGAGCCACTGCTCGGCCCCGGCCAGCGAAGGCATGGGGCCATAGCTGTCGCGGGCCAGCAGGTGGCCGGCCAGGCCCAGCCCGAGCAGGGCCAGGGCCACGCCGCCGGCCTTGAGCAGGCGGCGCTTGCCGCGCGCCTCAGTTGTCATGGCAGCCACTGGTGGCGTAGGAGCGGTACTCGACGCTCTGCGGCTTGCCCTGGGAGTCGAGGTAGTCCATGCGGGTGTTGACCACGCCGCAGGTGTCACTGCGGTCATCCTTCACTGACAGCACCTTCTTCACATCCAGCTTGTCGCCGTAGCGGTACTGCATCACGCTGGCCTCGTTGAGCGAGGTGCTGCTGGCCTGGGCGGTGATGGCGCCGAGACCGAGGGCGGCGAACAGGGCGGCGCTGGCGAGGGTCTTGATAGTCATGGTGGTTCTCCTGATGCGAGGTCTTGGCATTGGGGAGGCGTCGCTCCCCGGTAGAGCCATTTCACTCCCGCCAGGTATCCCGCTTGTGTCCGCCCAGGCTGTGAAGTGCTTGCTCCTGTATCCACGGCAGCGCCAGATACACTGCAATACAAAGCGTGGCAGGCAAGCCCGGATTCGCTCGGTACACTGCGCCCAACCCTCACCTACAAGGACACCCCGATGGAGCATGTCGATCACATCCTGGTCGTCGACGACGACCGCGAAATCCGCGAACTGGTCGGCAACTACCTGAAGAAGAACGGCCTGCGCACCAGCATCGTCGCCGATGGCCGGCAGATGCGCGCCTTCCTGGAAAACAACACGGTCGACCTGATCGTCCTCGACATCATGATGCCCGGCGACGACGGTCTGCTGCTGTGCCGCGAACTGCGCGCCGGCAAGCACCGCAACACGCCGGTGCTGATGCTGACCGCGCGCAACGACGAGACCGACCGCATCATCGGCCTGGAAATGGGCGCCGACGACTACCTGACCAAGCCGTTCTCCGCCCGCGAGCTGCTGGCGCGGATCAACGCCGTGCTGCGCCGCACGCGCATGCTGCCGCCTAACCTGACCATCAGCGAAAGCGGTCGCCTGATCGCCTTCGGCCCCTGGCGCCTGGACACCACCGCCCGCCACCTGCTCGACAGCGAAGGCACCCTGGTGGCGCTGTCCGGCGCCGAGTACCGCCTGCTGCGGGTATTCCTCGACCATCCGCAGCGAGTGCTCAGCCGTGAACAGCTGCTCAACCTGACCCAGGGCCGCGAGGCGGACATCTTCGACCGCTCCATCGACCTGCTGGTCAGCCGCCTGCGCCAACGCCTGGGCGACGACGCCCGCGAGCCCACCTGCATCAAGACCGTGCGCAGCGAAGGCTATGTGTTTTCGCTGCCGGTGCAGCTGCTGGAGTCACCGGCATGAAGTGGCCACGCACCCTGGCCTCGCGCCTGGCGCTGATCTTCTTCACAGGATTGGTGCTGGCCTATGGCCTGTCATTCAGCCTGCAGGCGTACGAGCGCTATGTCAGCAGCCGCTCGATGATGCTCAGCAACCTGGAGCTGGACGTGTCGACCTCGGTCGCCATCCTCGACCGCCTGCCCGCCGCCGAGCGCCCCGCCTGGCTGTCGCGCCTGGAACGGCGCACCTACCGCTACCGGCTGGACGAGGGGCTGTCCGGCGAGGCCATGCCCAGCGAGAACCCGCCGATGGCCGCCGACTCGATCGTCAAGGCCATCGGCGACCGCTACCGCCTGACCTTCCAGGAAATCCCCGGCCCCAATGCGCACTTCCAGGCCCACCTGCGCCTGGCCGACGGCGCGCCGCTGACCATCGACGTCACCCCGGCACCGGTACCGGTGGCCACCTGGCTGCCCGTGGTGCTGCTGATTCAGCTGGCGGTGCTGCTGGCCTGCACCTGGCTCGCCGTGCGCCTGGCCATCGGCCCGCTGACCCGGCTGGTCCAGGCCGTGGACGACCTTGACCCGAACAGCCCCGGTCCGTTGCTCGACGAAAGCGGCCCGCGCGAGGTGCGCTACGCCGCCGTGGCCTTCAATGCGCTGCAGGCGCGCATCGCCGCCTACCTCAAGGAGCGCATGCAATTGCTGGCCGCCATCTCCCACGACCTGCAGACGCCAATCACGCGCATGAAGCTGCGGGTCGAGCAGATGGACGACGGGCTGGAGAAGGACAAGCTGTGGCACGACCTCGACGCCATGGAGCACCTGGTGCGCGAGGGCGTGGCCTATGCCCGCAGCATGGACAGCGGCACCGAGGCGCCGTGCCGGGTCAACCTCGACGCCTTCCTCGACAGCCTGGTATTCGACTACCAGGACAGCGGCGCGCAGGTGAATCGCAGCGGCAGCGCCCAGGCCACCCTGGAAACCCGCCCCCACGCCTTGCGCCGGGTGCTGGTGAACCTGGTGGACAATGCGCTGAAGTTCTCCGGTGCCGCGCAGCTGGAAGTCGGCTGCGAGAACGGCGTGACGCTGATCCGCGTGCTCGACGATGGCCCCGGTATCCCCGAGGCGGAACTCGATGACGTGCTCAAGCCGTTCTACCGGGTCGAAAGCTCGCGCAACCGCAGTACCGGCGGCACCGGGCTGGGGCTGGCGATCGCCCAGCAACTGACCCAGGCCATGGGCGGCAGCCTGACCTTGCGCAACCGCGCCGAAGGAGGACTGTGCGCGCAGGTCGAGTTGCGTTGAAGTAAAGGGCAAGCCCGCTGCTCAAGCCTGTGGGCTTGCCCTTTGACGCGGCCAGCAAAGGCGACAACAAAGCAAGATCGTTCAAGCCACCTCCGGCCCCCTCTGGCATGCTTGTCTGCCCTGTCGATTCGTTGCCGCTTCCATGCCCAGCCCACCCCTCGCCCGCCAAGCGTTCCTCCACGGCGCCATCGCCATCCTGCCGCTGTCCGTGGCCGTTGCCCCCTGGGGCCTGCTCGCAGGCAGCATGGCCATCGAAGCCAACCTCAGCGCCTGGCAAGGCCAGGGCCTGTCGGCCATCGTCTTCGCCGGTGCCGCGCAACTGGTGGCCATCGGCATGCTCAAAGGGGGCGCCAACCTGTTCTCGATCCTGCTCACCACCCTGCTGCTGACCTCCCAGCACCTGCTCTACGGGCTGTCGATGCGCCCGGTCCTGTCGGGGCTGCCGACTCGCTGGCGGCTGGGCCTGGGCTTCCTGCTCACCGATGAGTTCTTCGCCCTGACCAGCCACCACGACCAGCAGCAGTTCAACCGCTGGTACGCCCTGGGCGTTGGCCTGACGTTCTATGTGGCGTGGAACCTGTTCACCCTGGCCGGCATTGTCCTCGGCCAGAACATCCCGCACCTGGATCAGTTGGGCCTGGACTTCTCCATCGTCGCCACCTTCGTCGCACTGATCGCGCCGCTGGTGCGCAACCTGCCGACCGTGGTGTGCGTGGCGGTGTCGCTGTTCTGCTCGGTGCTGTTCAGTTACTGGCACTGGGAGACCGCCCTGGTCGCCGCCGGCCTGCTGGGCATGACCGCCGGTTTCGTCTGCCAGAAGTTCTCCGGAGGCCGCCCATGATCTGGCTGCTGATCTTCGCCATGGGCGCGGTGGTGTTCCTCAACCGCTACGCCTTCCTCGAGCCGCGCCTACCCCTGCGCCTGAGCTCCAACGCGCGGCAGTTCCTCGGTTTTGCCGTGCCCGGCATGCTCACCGCGATCTGCGGGCCGATCATCTTCCTGCCCGGGCACCAGCTCGACCTGAGCCCGCTGAACCCCTATCTGCTCGGTTCACTGGTGGCCATCGCCCTGGTGCTGTTGACCCGCAGCGTATTGCTGAGCATGCTGGCGAGCATGCTGATCTTCTTCCTCCTGCGCAGCTGGCTGGCATGACCACGCCCCTGCGCGAACAGGCCCACCTGTGGCAGGCGCCCGCCCTGGGCGATGTCGAGATGCTGCACGCCCGCTATATCCAGCAGCGCTTCGCCCCGCACGTGCACGAAGGCTATGTGTTCACCGTGATCGAGTCCGGCGCCCAGCGCTTCTGGCACCGAGGCAGCGAGCACCTGGCGCCGGTGGGCAGCATGGTGCTGATCAACCCCGACGAGCTGCATACCGGCGCCACC includes:
- a CDS encoding TonB-dependent receptor, whose product is MPLPANTLTPLSKALMLRRMLRSSPAMATLGLALSLPLAAQVQAQEQDFDIPAQSLSSALQELGRQGNLQVLFSPETVQGLRSSPVKGRFSPTQAAGELLKNSGIRYSVQDNTLIISGAAESGSAMTLDATTINGQVLGATTEGSNSYTTGAVTIGKTAQSLRETPQSVTVVTRKLMDDKNLVSLDQVMAQTTGITRANRGYGNHHFSSRGFDLTDESYMVDGVPGQAYAYTGWMTPDMAIFDRVEVLRGASGLLVGAGNPGGAVNLVRKRPTADPRFSVITRAGSWDNYRLDLDASGRLNPQGTLRGRMVASYEDRGYFTDVTKSKRPLLYGIVEADLNDATTVAVGLRRQTSRIDGYSVLGIPNNPDGSNPHLKRSTYLGQDWTKLQTNMDEVFADLTHRFNDNWTGKLALSHSEGGYNRSAIEWGVNDTLEYGAPGGPVVKDVSYHKFDVTSNAVDGHLDGTFEAFGLTHQLTLGANWSKRKMNDKDATEFLPTPIPLDVFDPSHSNIPELARQGWDSKNDTIDTRYGTYLSARLHATEDLSFVLGGRLSWYKNEAWNGPKVTTSRQDEEFTPFVGAIYDLNDQWSWYASYADIFLPQSNYRTVSGSVLDPSIGSNYETGIKGELFDKRLNVSFAVFYIEQEDVAQQDAANRGKCPTDPAGRCWVNGDGINRSKGFEAEATGELLPGLQVAAGYTYNTTSSSEGGPISAQTPKHMVRVNTNYTFPGEWNRLSVGGGVSAQNSYVDAYNEAYNSGRAIFDARAAYKLDEHWTVGVDVENLFDRKYFDSMGYWTRGTTYGTPRSYMFTLRGDF
- a CDS encoding GlxA family transcriptional regulator, coding for MPTPRQFSKKTSTSNMLRLKSGDAGNQRPYRVDFVLLEHFSMASFTVAMDVLVTANLLRADSFTSTPLSLGGDRVLSDLGLELIASPLDPRSLEDLDLLVVCGGLRTPLKYPDLDRLLGDCASHGMTLGGLWNGAWFLGRAGVLDDYGCSVHPEQRASLAEISPQTRITPASFTLDRDRLSAASPNGAMELMLGLVRRLYGDALAEGVEEILSFSGARYRQVGPGAKKSMSLHLRTIVELMENNLEETLSLDQLAAYSGRSRRQIDRLFQAQLGTSPRRYYMELRITKSRRLLQYSDLSVMEVAVACGFVSVSHFSKCYAAYFGYPPSREQRLGE
- a CDS encoding thioredoxin family protein, with product MLKAGGVALALLGLGLAGHLLARDSYGPMPSLAGAEQWLNSPPLDGPALKGKVVLVDFWTYDCINCRRSLPHVNDWARRYSAQGLVVVGVHTPEYDYEHDIDSVRAQVQQLGIAYPVAVDNGYRIWNAWGNQFWPAHYFVDRKGQVRHVHFGEGDYAGQERVIQALLDEQG
- a CDS encoding DUF2790 domain-containing protein; its protein translation is MTIKTLASAALFAALGLGAITAQASSTSLNEASVMQYRYGDKLDVKKVLSVKDDRSDTCGVVNTRMDYLDSQGKPQSVEYRSYATSGCHDN
- a CDS encoding response regulator; the protein is MEHVDHILVVDDDREIRELVGNYLKKNGLRTSIVADGRQMRAFLENNTVDLIVLDIMMPGDDGLLLCRELRAGKHRNTPVLMLTARNDETDRIIGLEMGADDYLTKPFSARELLARINAVLRRTRMLPPNLTISESGRLIAFGPWRLDTTARHLLDSEGTLVALSGAEYRLLRVFLDHPQRVLSREQLLNLTQGREADIFDRSIDLLVSRLRQRLGDDAREPTCIKTVRSEGYVFSLPVQLLESPA